In Canis lupus dingo isolate Sandy chromosome 33, ASM325472v2, whole genome shotgun sequence, a single genomic region encodes these proteins:
- the RUBCN gene encoding run domain Beclin-1-interacting and cysteine-rich domain-containing protein isoform X5 codes for MRPEGAGMDLGGCEERLPEASRREHWQLLGNLKTTVEGLVSANSPNVWSKYGGLERLCRDMQSILYHGLIHDQQVCCRQTDYWQFVKDIRWLSPHSALHVEKFISLHENSQSSTDGVSEHAVAELWLQHSLQCHCLSAQLRPLLGDKQYIRKFYTDTAFLLSNAHVTAMLQCLEAVEQNNPRLLAQIDASMFARKHESPLLVTKSQSLTALPGSTYTPPTSHAQHSYFGSFSSLYQSVPNHGSERRSTSFSLSGPPRKPQESREHVSPAQDQAFQASLLPVSALARDSSSTPNEMSSSTLTSPLEASLVSSQNDSPSDASEGPEYLAIGNLDPRGRTASCQSHSSNAESSSSNLFSSSSSQKPDSAASSLGEQEGDGQSQLSSILRRSSFSEGQTLPATSGTKKSHTRSHSDTNIASRGAPESCNDKSKLRGPLPYSGQSSEVSTPSSLYMEYEGGQYLCSGEGMFRRPSEGQSLISYLSEQDFGSCADLEKENAHFSISESLIAAIELMKCNMMSQCLEEEEEEEEDSDREIQELKQKIRLRRQQIRTKNLLPVYQETEHGTGFRVTSSSSQFSSRDSTQFSDSGSADEVDEFEIQDGSEGSNLTHMSKNGLSVSMASMFSDADIRRSTASHSKSFTSSQPFSHCFLHSTSAEAVAMGLLKQFEGMQLPAASELEWLVPEHDAPQKLLPIPDSLPISPDDGQHADIYKLRIRVRGNLEWAPPRPQIIFNVHPAPTRKIAVAKQNYRCAGCGIRTDPDYIKRLRYCEYLGKYFCQCCHENAQVVIPSRVLRKWDFSKYYVSNFSKDLLIKIWNDPLFNVQDINSALYRKVKLLNQVRLLRIQLYHMKNMFKTCRLAKELLDSFDTVPGHLTEDLHLYSLNDLTATRKGELGPRLAELTRAGAAHVERCMLCQAKGFICEFCQNEEDIIFPFELHKCRTCEECKACYHKACFKSGSCPRCERLQARRELLAKQSLESYMSDYEEEPTEALALEATVLEAT; via the exons GAGGGAGCACTGGCAGTTGCTGGGTAATTTGAAGACTACTGTGGAGGGTTTGGTGTCAGCCAACAGTCCGAACGTCTGGTCCAAGTATGGTGGCCTGGAGCGGCTTTGCAGGGACATGCAGAGCATCCTCTATCATGGGCTCATCCATGACCAG CAGGTGTGTTGCCGCCAGACTGATTACTGGCAGTTTGTGAAGGACATCCGCTGGCTCAGTCCCCACTCAGCCCTTCATGTGGAGAAG TTCATCAGCTTACACGAGAATAGCCAGAGCAGCACTGATGGTGTGAGTGAGCATGCTGTTGCTGAATTGTGGCTGCAGCACAGCTTGCAGTGCCACTGTCTCTCCGCCCAGCTCCGACCACTGCTCGGGGACAAGCAGTATATCAGAAAATTCTACACAG ATACTGCTTTCCTGCTAAGCAACGCCCACGTCACGGCCATGCTCCAGTGCCTGGAAGCAGTTGAACAGAACAACCCCCGCCTCCTGGCTCAGATTGATGCATCTATG TTTGCCAGAAAGCATGAGAGCCCGCTGCTGGTAACAAAGAGCCAGAGCCTGACAGCCCTGCCTGGTTCCACATACACCCCTCCGACCAGCCATGCTCAGCATTCCTACTTTGGGTCCTTCTCTAGCCTCTACCAGTCCGTACCCAACCACGGCTCAG AAAGAAGATCTACTTCCTTTTCACTCTCTGGCCCTCCCCGAAAACCTCAAGAAAGCAGAGAGCACGTCTCACCAGCACAGGATCAAGCCTTCCAAGCCTCCCTGCTTCCAGTCTCTGCATTAGCCAGGGATTCCTCCTCAACCCCAAATGAGATGAGCTCTAGCACTCTGACCAGCCCCCTAGAAGCATCCTTGGTCAGCAGCCAGAATGATTCCCCAAGTGATGCCAGCGAGGGGCCCGAGTACTTGGCCATTGGCAACCTGGACCCCCGAGGCCGGACTGCCAGCTGTCAGAGTCACAGCAGCAATGCTGAGAGCAGCAGCTCCAACTTGTTCTCCTCCAGCAGCTCGCAGAAGCCAGATTCTGCTGCTTCTTCCCTAGGCGAGCAGGAAGGAGACGGGCAGAGCCAGCTGTCCAGCATCCTTCGCAGGTCCAGCTTCTCAGAAGGGCAGACACTCCCTGCCACCAGTGGAACAAAAAAGAGCCACACTCGCTCCCATTCGGATACCAACATTGCCTCCAGAGGAGCCCCAG AATCCTGCAATGATAAGTCGAAGTTGAGAGGCCCCTTGCCTTACTCTGGCCAAAGCAGTGAAGTCAGCACACCCAGCTCTCTGTACATGGAGTATG AGGGTGGTCAGTACCTGTGCTCAGGGGAGGGCATGTTCCGAAGACCATCAGAAGGACAGTCCCTCATCAGTTACCTATCGGAGCAAGACTTTGGGAGCTGTGCAGACCTGGAAAAG GAGAATGCCCACTTCAGCATCTCAGAGTCCTTGATTGCTGCCATTGAGCTAATGAAGTGCAACATGATGAGCCAGTGcctagaagaggaggaagaagaggaggaagacagcGATAGAGAGATTCAGGAACTGAAGCAGAAGATCCGCCTTCGTCGCCAGCAGATCCGCACCAAGAACCTGCTCCCCGTGTACCAGGAGACAGAGCATGGAA caGGCTTTCGGGTCACTTCTAGCAGCTCCCAGTTCAGCTCACGTGATTCAACACAGTTCTCTGACTCCGGCTCTGCTGATGAGGTTGACGAATTTGAAATCCAAG ATGGTAGCGAAGGATCTAACCTGACTCACATGTCAAAGAACGGACTCTCAGTGTCAATGGCCTCGATGTTTTCAG ATGCTGACATCAGAAGGAGCACAGCCTCACACAGCAAATCCTTCACTTCCTCCCAACCCtt CTCCCACTGCTTCCTTCACTCCACATCTGCAGAGGCAGTGGCCATGGGACTCCTGAAGCAGTTCGAAGGCATGCAACTCCCAGCTGCCTCAGAGCTAGAATGGCTAGTTCCAGAGCATGATGCCCCTCAGAAG CTCCTGCCCATCCCAGATTCACTGCCCATCTCACCAGACGACGGGCAGCACGCTGACATCTACAAGCTACGGATTCGTGTTCGTGGCAACCTGGAGTGGGCCCCACCCCGACCTCAGATCATTTTCAATGTTCATCCAGCCCCGAC GAGGAAGATCGCTGTGGCCAAGCAGAATTACCGCTGTGCCGGGTGCGGCATTCGGACTGACCCTG ATTACATCAAGCGGCTCCGGTACTGTGAGTACTTGGGCAAGTACTTCTGCCAGTGCTGCCATGAAAATGCCCAGGTGGTCATCCCCAGCCGCGTTCTGCGCAAGTGGGACTTCAGCAAGTACTATGTCAGCAATTTCTCCAAGGACCTGCTCATCAAGATCTGGAATGACCCTCTCTTCAACGTGCAGGACATCAACAGTGCCCTCTATCGGAAGGTCAAGCTGCTCAACCAAGTCCGG CTGCTGCGGATCCAGCTGTATCACATGAAGAACATGTTCAAGACATGCCGACTGGCCAAAGA GCTTCTGGATTCCTTTGACACAGTTCCCGGCCACCTGACCGAGGATCTCCACCTGTACTCACTGAATGACCTGACTGCAACCAGGAAGGGGGAGTTGGGACCCCGGCTCGCTGAGCTCACCAGGGCAGGGGCTGCCCACGTAGAGCGATGCATG ctcTGCCAAGCCAAGGGCTTCATCTGCGAGTTCTGTCAGAATGAGGAGGACATCATCTTTCCTTTTGAGCTCCATAAGTGCCGGACCTGTGAAG AATGTAAAGCGTGTTACCATAAAGCTTGCTTCAAGTCTGGAAGCTGTCCCCGGTGCGAGCGGCTGCAGGCCCGGCGGGAATTGCTGGCCAAACAGAGCCTGGAGTCTTACATGTCAGACTATGAGGAGGAACCCACTGAAGCCTTGGCCCTCGAGGCCACTGTTCTGGAGGCCACCTGA
- the RUBCN gene encoding run domain Beclin-1-interacting and cysteine-rich domain-containing protein isoform X11 produces the protein MRPEGAGMDLGGCEERLPEASRREHWQLLGNLKTTVEGLVSANSPNVWSKYGGLERLCRDMQSILYHGLIHDQQVCCRQTDYWQFVKDIRWLSPHSALHVEKFISLHENSQSSTDGVSEHAVAELWLQHSLQCHCLSAQLRPLLGDKQYIRKFYTDTAFLLSNAHVTAMLQCLEAVEQNNPRLLAQIDASMFARKHESPLLVTKSQSLTALPGSTYTPPTSHAQHSYFGSFSSLYQSVPNHGSERRSTSFSLSGPPRKPQESREHVSPAQDQAFQASLLPVSALARDSSSTPNEMSSSTLTSPLEASLVSSQNDSPSDASEGPEYLAIGNLDPRGRTASCQSHSSNAESSSSNLFSSSSSQKPDSAASSLGEQEGDGQSQLSSILRRSSFSEGQTLPATSGTKKSHTRSHSDTNIASRGAPEGGQYLCSGEGMFRRPSEGQSLISYLSEQDFGSCADLEKENAHFSISESLIAAIELMKCNMMSQCLEEEEEEEEDSDREIQELKQKIRLRRQQIRTKNLLPVYQETEHGTGFRVTSSSSQFSSRDSTQFSDSGSADEVDEFEIQDGSEGSNLTHMSKNGLSVSMASMFSDADIRRSTASHSKSFTSSQPFSHCFLHSTSAEAVAMGLLKQFEGMQLPAASELEWLVPEHDAPQKLLPIPDSLPISPDDGQHADIYKLRIRVRGNLEWAPPRPQIIFNVHPAPTRKIAVAKQNYRCAGCGIRTDPDYIKRLRYCEYLGKYFCQCCHENAQVVIPSRVLRKWDFSKYYVSNFSKDLLIKIWNDPLFNVQDINSALYRKVKLLNQVRLLRIQLYHMKNMFKTCRLAKELLDSFDTVPGHLTEDLHLYSLNDLTATRKGELGPRLAELTRAGAAHVERCMLCQAKGFICEFCQNEEDIIFPFELHKCRTCEECKACYHKACFKSGSCPRCERLQARRELLAKQSLESYMSDYEEEPTEALALEATVLEAT, from the exons GAGGGAGCACTGGCAGTTGCTGGGTAATTTGAAGACTACTGTGGAGGGTTTGGTGTCAGCCAACAGTCCGAACGTCTGGTCCAAGTATGGTGGCCTGGAGCGGCTTTGCAGGGACATGCAGAGCATCCTCTATCATGGGCTCATCCATGACCAG CAGGTGTGTTGCCGCCAGACTGATTACTGGCAGTTTGTGAAGGACATCCGCTGGCTCAGTCCCCACTCAGCCCTTCATGTGGAGAAG TTCATCAGCTTACACGAGAATAGCCAGAGCAGCACTGATGGTGTGAGTGAGCATGCTGTTGCTGAATTGTGGCTGCAGCACAGCTTGCAGTGCCACTGTCTCTCCGCCCAGCTCCGACCACTGCTCGGGGACAAGCAGTATATCAGAAAATTCTACACAG ATACTGCTTTCCTGCTAAGCAACGCCCACGTCACGGCCATGCTCCAGTGCCTGGAAGCAGTTGAACAGAACAACCCCCGCCTCCTGGCTCAGATTGATGCATCTATG TTTGCCAGAAAGCATGAGAGCCCGCTGCTGGTAACAAAGAGCCAGAGCCTGACAGCCCTGCCTGGTTCCACATACACCCCTCCGACCAGCCATGCTCAGCATTCCTACTTTGGGTCCTTCTCTAGCCTCTACCAGTCCGTACCCAACCACGGCTCAG AAAGAAGATCTACTTCCTTTTCACTCTCTGGCCCTCCCCGAAAACCTCAAGAAAGCAGAGAGCACGTCTCACCAGCACAGGATCAAGCCTTCCAAGCCTCCCTGCTTCCAGTCTCTGCATTAGCCAGGGATTCCTCCTCAACCCCAAATGAGATGAGCTCTAGCACTCTGACCAGCCCCCTAGAAGCATCCTTGGTCAGCAGCCAGAATGATTCCCCAAGTGATGCCAGCGAGGGGCCCGAGTACTTGGCCATTGGCAACCTGGACCCCCGAGGCCGGACTGCCAGCTGTCAGAGTCACAGCAGCAATGCTGAGAGCAGCAGCTCCAACTTGTTCTCCTCCAGCAGCTCGCAGAAGCCAGATTCTGCTGCTTCTTCCCTAGGCGAGCAGGAAGGAGACGGGCAGAGCCAGCTGTCCAGCATCCTTCGCAGGTCCAGCTTCTCAGAAGGGCAGACACTCCCTGCCACCAGTGGAACAAAAAAGAGCCACACTCGCTCCCATTCGGATACCAACATTGCCTCCAGAGGAGCCCCAG AGGGTGGTCAGTACCTGTGCTCAGGGGAGGGCATGTTCCGAAGACCATCAGAAGGACAGTCCCTCATCAGTTACCTATCGGAGCAAGACTTTGGGAGCTGTGCAGACCTGGAAAAG GAGAATGCCCACTTCAGCATCTCAGAGTCCTTGATTGCTGCCATTGAGCTAATGAAGTGCAACATGATGAGCCAGTGcctagaagaggaggaagaagaggaggaagacagcGATAGAGAGATTCAGGAACTGAAGCAGAAGATCCGCCTTCGTCGCCAGCAGATCCGCACCAAGAACCTGCTCCCCGTGTACCAGGAGACAGAGCATGGAA caGGCTTTCGGGTCACTTCTAGCAGCTCCCAGTTCAGCTCACGTGATTCAACACAGTTCTCTGACTCCGGCTCTGCTGATGAGGTTGACGAATTTGAAATCCAAG ATGGTAGCGAAGGATCTAACCTGACTCACATGTCAAAGAACGGACTCTCAGTGTCAATGGCCTCGATGTTTTCAG ATGCTGACATCAGAAGGAGCACAGCCTCACACAGCAAATCCTTCACTTCCTCCCAACCCtt CTCCCACTGCTTCCTTCACTCCACATCTGCAGAGGCAGTGGCCATGGGACTCCTGAAGCAGTTCGAAGGCATGCAACTCCCAGCTGCCTCAGAGCTAGAATGGCTAGTTCCAGAGCATGATGCCCCTCAGAAG CTCCTGCCCATCCCAGATTCACTGCCCATCTCACCAGACGACGGGCAGCACGCTGACATCTACAAGCTACGGATTCGTGTTCGTGGCAACCTGGAGTGGGCCCCACCCCGACCTCAGATCATTTTCAATGTTCATCCAGCCCCGAC GAGGAAGATCGCTGTGGCCAAGCAGAATTACCGCTGTGCCGGGTGCGGCATTCGGACTGACCCTG ATTACATCAAGCGGCTCCGGTACTGTGAGTACTTGGGCAAGTACTTCTGCCAGTGCTGCCATGAAAATGCCCAGGTGGTCATCCCCAGCCGCGTTCTGCGCAAGTGGGACTTCAGCAAGTACTATGTCAGCAATTTCTCCAAGGACCTGCTCATCAAGATCTGGAATGACCCTCTCTTCAACGTGCAGGACATCAACAGTGCCCTCTATCGGAAGGTCAAGCTGCTCAACCAAGTCCGG CTGCTGCGGATCCAGCTGTATCACATGAAGAACATGTTCAAGACATGCCGACTGGCCAAAGA GCTTCTGGATTCCTTTGACACAGTTCCCGGCCACCTGACCGAGGATCTCCACCTGTACTCACTGAATGACCTGACTGCAACCAGGAAGGGGGAGTTGGGACCCCGGCTCGCTGAGCTCACCAGGGCAGGGGCTGCCCACGTAGAGCGATGCATG ctcTGCCAAGCCAAGGGCTTCATCTGCGAGTTCTGTCAGAATGAGGAGGACATCATCTTTCCTTTTGAGCTCCATAAGTGCCGGACCTGTGAAG AATGTAAAGCGTGTTACCATAAAGCTTGCTTCAAGTCTGGAAGCTGTCCCCGGTGCGAGCGGCTGCAGGCCCGGCGGGAATTGCTGGCCAAACAGAGCCTGGAGTCTTACATGTCAGACTATGAGGAGGAACCCACTGAAGCCTTGGCCCTCGAGGCCACTGTTCTGGAGGCCACCTGA
- the RUBCN gene encoding run domain Beclin-1-interacting and cysteine-rich domain-containing protein isoform X10: MRPEGAGMDLGGCEERLPEASRREHWQLLGNLKTTVEGLVSANSPNVWSKYGGLERLCRDMQSILYHGLIHDQVCCRQTDYWQFVKDIRWLSPHSALHVEKFISLHENSQSSTDGVSEHAVAELWLQHSLQCHCLSAQLRPLLGDKQYIRKFYTDTAFLLSNAHVTAMLQCLEAVEQNNPRLLAQIDASMFARKHESPLLVTKSQSLTALPGSTYTPPTSHAQHSYFGSFSSLYQSVPNHGSERRSTSFSLSGPPRKPQESREHVSPAQDQAFQASLLPVSALARDSSSTPNEMSSSTLTSPLEASLVSSQNDSPSDASEGPEYLAIGNLDPRGRTASCQSHSSNAESSSSNLFSSSSSQKPDSAASSLGEQEGDGQSQLSSILRRSSFSEGQTLPATSGTKKSHTRSHSDTNIASRGAPESCNDKSKLRGPLPYSGQSSEVSTPSSLYMEYEGGQYLCSGEGMFRRPSEGQSLISYLSEQDFGSCADLEKENAHFSISESLIAAIELMKCNMMSQCLEEEEEEEEDSDREIQELKQKIRLRRQQIRTKNLLPVYQETEHGSFRVTSSSSQFSSRDSTQFSDSGSADEVDEFEIQDADIRRSTASHSKSFTSSQPFSHCFLHSTSAEAVAMGLLKQFEGMQLPAASELEWLVPEHDAPQKLLPIPDSLPISPDDGQHADIYKLRIRVRGNLEWAPPRPQIIFNVHPAPTRKIAVAKQNYRCAGCGIRTDPDYIKRLRYCEYLGKYFCQCCHENAQVVIPSRVLRKWDFSKYYVSNFSKDLLIKIWNDPLFNVQDINSALYRKVKLLNQVRLLRIQLYHMKNMFKTCRLAKELLDSFDTVPGHLTEDLHLYSLNDLTATRKGELGPRLAELTRAGAAHVERCMLCQAKGFICEFCQNEEDIIFPFELHKCRTCEECKACYHKACFKSGSCPRCERLQARRELLAKQSLESYMSDYEEEPTEALALEATVLEAT, encoded by the exons GAGGGAGCACTGGCAGTTGCTGGGTAATTTGAAGACTACTGTGGAGGGTTTGGTGTCAGCCAACAGTCCGAACGTCTGGTCCAAGTATGGTGGCCTGGAGCGGCTTTGCAGGGACATGCAGAGCATCCTCTATCATGGGCTCATCCATGACCAG GTGTGTTGCCGCCAGACTGATTACTGGCAGTTTGTGAAGGACATCCGCTGGCTCAGTCCCCACTCAGCCCTTCATGTGGAGAAG TTCATCAGCTTACACGAGAATAGCCAGAGCAGCACTGATGGTGTGAGTGAGCATGCTGTTGCTGAATTGTGGCTGCAGCACAGCTTGCAGTGCCACTGTCTCTCCGCCCAGCTCCGACCACTGCTCGGGGACAAGCAGTATATCAGAAAATTCTACACAG ATACTGCTTTCCTGCTAAGCAACGCCCACGTCACGGCCATGCTCCAGTGCCTGGAAGCAGTTGAACAGAACAACCCCCGCCTCCTGGCTCAGATTGATGCATCTATG TTTGCCAGAAAGCATGAGAGCCCGCTGCTGGTAACAAAGAGCCAGAGCCTGACAGCCCTGCCTGGTTCCACATACACCCCTCCGACCAGCCATGCTCAGCATTCCTACTTTGGGTCCTTCTCTAGCCTCTACCAGTCCGTACCCAACCACGGCTCAG AAAGAAGATCTACTTCCTTTTCACTCTCTGGCCCTCCCCGAAAACCTCAAGAAAGCAGAGAGCACGTCTCACCAGCACAGGATCAAGCCTTCCAAGCCTCCCTGCTTCCAGTCTCTGCATTAGCCAGGGATTCCTCCTCAACCCCAAATGAGATGAGCTCTAGCACTCTGACCAGCCCCCTAGAAGCATCCTTGGTCAGCAGCCAGAATGATTCCCCAAGTGATGCCAGCGAGGGGCCCGAGTACTTGGCCATTGGCAACCTGGACCCCCGAGGCCGGACTGCCAGCTGTCAGAGTCACAGCAGCAATGCTGAGAGCAGCAGCTCCAACTTGTTCTCCTCCAGCAGCTCGCAGAAGCCAGATTCTGCTGCTTCTTCCCTAGGCGAGCAGGAAGGAGACGGGCAGAGCCAGCTGTCCAGCATCCTTCGCAGGTCCAGCTTCTCAGAAGGGCAGACACTCCCTGCCACCAGTGGAACAAAAAAGAGCCACACTCGCTCCCATTCGGATACCAACATTGCCTCCAGAGGAGCCCCAG AATCCTGCAATGATAAGTCGAAGTTGAGAGGCCCCTTGCCTTACTCTGGCCAAAGCAGTGAAGTCAGCACACCCAGCTCTCTGTACATGGAGTATG AGGGTGGTCAGTACCTGTGCTCAGGGGAGGGCATGTTCCGAAGACCATCAGAAGGACAGTCCCTCATCAGTTACCTATCGGAGCAAGACTTTGGGAGCTGTGCAGACCTGGAAAAG GAGAATGCCCACTTCAGCATCTCAGAGTCCTTGATTGCTGCCATTGAGCTAATGAAGTGCAACATGATGAGCCAGTGcctagaagaggaggaagaagaggaggaagacagcGATAGAGAGATTCAGGAACTGAAGCAGAAGATCCGCCTTCGTCGCCAGCAGATCCGCACCAAGAACCTGCTCCCCGTGTACCAGGAGACAGAGCATGGAA GCTTTCGGGTCACTTCTAGCAGCTCCCAGTTCAGCTCACGTGATTCAACACAGTTCTCTGACTCCGGCTCTGCTGATGAGGTTGACGAATTTGAAATCCAAG ATGCTGACATCAGAAGGAGCACAGCCTCACACAGCAAATCCTTCACTTCCTCCCAACCCtt CTCCCACTGCTTCCTTCACTCCACATCTGCAGAGGCAGTGGCCATGGGACTCCTGAAGCAGTTCGAAGGCATGCAACTCCCAGCTGCCTCAGAGCTAGAATGGCTAGTTCCAGAGCATGATGCCCCTCAGAAG CTCCTGCCCATCCCAGATTCACTGCCCATCTCACCAGACGACGGGCAGCACGCTGACATCTACAAGCTACGGATTCGTGTTCGTGGCAACCTGGAGTGGGCCCCACCCCGACCTCAGATCATTTTCAATGTTCATCCAGCCCCGAC GAGGAAGATCGCTGTGGCCAAGCAGAATTACCGCTGTGCCGGGTGCGGCATTCGGACTGACCCTG ATTACATCAAGCGGCTCCGGTACTGTGAGTACTTGGGCAAGTACTTCTGCCAGTGCTGCCATGAAAATGCCCAGGTGGTCATCCCCAGCCGCGTTCTGCGCAAGTGGGACTTCAGCAAGTACTATGTCAGCAATTTCTCCAAGGACCTGCTCATCAAGATCTGGAATGACCCTCTCTTCAACGTGCAGGACATCAACAGTGCCCTCTATCGGAAGGTCAAGCTGCTCAACCAAGTCCGG CTGCTGCGGATCCAGCTGTATCACATGAAGAACATGTTCAAGACATGCCGACTGGCCAAAGA GCTTCTGGATTCCTTTGACACAGTTCCCGGCCACCTGACCGAGGATCTCCACCTGTACTCACTGAATGACCTGACTGCAACCAGGAAGGGGGAGTTGGGACCCCGGCTCGCTGAGCTCACCAGGGCAGGGGCTGCCCACGTAGAGCGATGCATG ctcTGCCAAGCCAAGGGCTTCATCTGCGAGTTCTGTCAGAATGAGGAGGACATCATCTTTCCTTTTGAGCTCCATAAGTGCCGGACCTGTGAAG AATGTAAAGCGTGTTACCATAAAGCTTGCTTCAAGTCTGGAAGCTGTCCCCGGTGCGAGCGGCTGCAGGCCCGGCGGGAATTGCTGGCCAAACAGAGCCTGGAGTCTTACATGTCAGACTATGAGGAGGAACCCACTGAAGCCTTGGCCCTCGAGGCCACTGTTCTGGAGGCCACCTGA